The proteins below come from a single Fastidiosipila sanguinis genomic window:
- a CDS encoding glycoside hydrolase family 32 protein — protein MIENNWPSYHITAWKNWINDPNGLVYYQGKYHVFYQHHPYEHKWGPMHWGHVISDDLYHWEHLPIALYPDENGTCFSGSAIVDHDNVSGLGKDGIAPLLLFYTADLNGESESQCIAYTLDGINFEKYEGNPILEHSEYRDFRDPKVFYYEPDNAWKMIISVFDHIEIFESTNLLDWNLINTFSTESVINGVWECPDLFPLQFNDETYWVLILSVGPKPGEGSTRTQYFIGDFDGKNFTLLESSNSIRFIDSGLDNYAITSFSETEERIMITWAQNGYYAPATPKYGYCGQLSAPRLPFLFEDISGNLSLGFRPVDLPETINSSELKTHSSEGKMYAELSNKPLLIEFGLDSDANFELELYNDSGETLSFSKEGTELILDRSKALGNIDHEAFQEDFFKIHKAEQKLNEPSNYFIFLDSHLLEIYAENGTNVFTSTIYPKSPLDKAKISESTKAKFIELDTFKPAISVENLAKMNLKEDE, from the coding sequence ATGATTGAAAATAATTGGCCAAGCTATCATATTACTGCTTGGAAAAACTGGATAAATGATCCTAACGGTTTAGTTTATTATCAAGGAAAGTATCATGTTTTTTATCAACATCATCCATATGAACATAAATGGGGGCCAATGCATTGGGGACATGTAATCAGTGATGACTTATATCATTGGGAACACTTACCTATAGCATTATATCCTGATGAGAACGGTACCTGTTTTTCTGGTTCAGCAATAGTTGATCATGATAATGTAAGTGGTTTAGGAAAAGATGGTATTGCCCCACTTCTCTTATTCTACACAGCTGATCTTAATGGAGAATCCGAAAGTCAATGTATAGCGTATACTTTGGATGGGATAAACTTCGAGAAATACGAAGGCAATCCTATTTTAGAGCATAGTGAGTACAGAGATTTTCGTGATCCAAAAGTATTTTATTATGAACCAGATAATGCGTGGAAAATGATTATTTCAGTCTTTGATCACATTGAGATTTTTGAATCTACCAACTTACTTGACTGGAATTTAATTAACACATTTTCAACTGAATCTGTTATCAACGGAGTTTGGGAGTGTCCAGACCTCTTCCCTCTACAATTTAACGATGAGACTTACTGGGTATTAATACTGTCTGTTGGTCCAAAACCTGGAGAAGGCAGCACAAGAACTCAATATTTTATTGGTGATTTTGATGGTAAAAACTTCACACTATTAGAGTCTAGTAATAGCATTCGTTTTATTGATTCAGGTCTAGATAATTATGCTATAACAAGTTTCTCAGAGACAGAAGAAAGAATAATGATCACTTGGGCTCAAAATGGATATTATGCTCCTGCAACTCCAAAATATGGTTACTGCGGACAACTTAGTGCACCTAGACTGCCATTCTTATTCGAGGATATTTCAGGTAATTTAAGTCTTGGTTTCAGACCGGTCGACTTGCCTGAAACAATAAATTCAAGTGAATTAAAAACACATTCTTCAGAAGGCAAGATGTATGCTGAATTAAGTAATAAACCTTTATTAATTGAATTCGGTCTTGATTCAGATGCTAATTTCGAACTTGAATTGTATAATGATAGTGGTGAAACTCTTAGCTTCAGTAAAGAAGGTACTGAATTAATTTTAGATAGATCAAAAGCTTTAGGAAATATTGATCACGAGGCATTCCAAGAAGACTTTTTCAAGATTCATAAAGCCGAACAAAAACTAAATGAACCTAGCAATTATTTTATTTTCTTAGACAGCCATCTATTAGAGATATATGCTGAAAATGGTACAAATGTTTTCACAAGCACAATCTACCCAAAATCTCCACTTGATAAGGCTAAGATTTCAGAAAGTACAAAAGCTAAGTTCATTGAATTAGATACATTTAAACCTGCAATATCTGTTGAAAATTTAGCAAAAATGAATTTAAAAGAGGATGAGTAA